Genomic DNA from Novipirellula galeiformis:
CGCGTGGTTGTTTTTGGCCGTAATGGACACTCGCCAGCACCCAGTCGGCTTCGGCTAAACAATCGTCCGGCAAATCCATCCCGCCTTTTTCGAGAATGTCGCACTCGATGCCTTTCAAGATGACCAATCGGCCTTCGTATTCATCGCGGATCGCATCGATCGCGTTCCATTGTTCGCGAAGTCGTTTCGGATCGAGTCCAAAGGCCATCGACACACGCTGGCTGTGGTCGGTGATCGCAATGTACTTCAGCCCCCTCGCGATCGCCGCGTCGGCCATCTCGTGCAGCGTTGCGGTTCCATCGGTCGCGTTGGTGTGCATGTGCAAATCGCCGACGATGTCGGATGTTTCAATCAGCTCAGGCAGCTCGCCTTGTTCGGCCCACGTGAACTCATTGCGATCTTCACGAAGCTCGGGCGTAATCCAAGGCATTCCGATCGACTTGTAGACGTTCTCTTCGGTTTCGCCAGCCACTCGCGTGTCGTCTGCGGATTTGAACACACCGTACTCGTTTACCTTCAATCCATGTTCCTTGGCGATCCGACGCACATGGACGTTGTGCGCCTGAGAACCGGTGAAGTACTGCAGTGCGGCACCGAACTCGTTCGCCTCGACCAAACGCATGTCGACTTGAAAGGCTTTGGCGACGCGAATCGAAATTTTTGTATCGCCGCGAGCGATCGTTTGGCTGCGTTGCGGGAAGGCTTCGAAGTGATCCATCGCTGCATTGCGGTCTTGGGCGACGACCAACAGGTCGAGGTCGCCAATGGTTTCGCGGCCGCGGCGGTAGCTGCCCGCCCAGCTCCATTTTTCGATTCCTGCACACGACTGCATGTGGTTGCCGATGATTGTGGCCAATTCATCGCCGGTAGACCAATAAATCCGCTCGGCGGCTTGCTGGGCGATCGCCATGCCGTCCAGGATCGTTTCTTCCGATTTGGGGCCGAATCCTTTGACTTTGCGGACTCGTTCTTCCTGGCACGCGCGTTTGAGGTCGTCGAGCGATTCAATCTCCAGAGCTGCTCGCAGTTTGATCGCCTTTTTGGCTCCCAAACCTGGGATGCGGGCCATTTGGATCACAATGGGGGGGACCGCTTGGCGCAATTCTTCCAATTGCGGCAAGCCCCCGGTTTGGATCAACGTGGCTGTTTTTTCGGCGATAGTCTTGCCGATACCCGAAAGATCGGCAAGCTTTCGAGTGGGATCCTCGACGATTGCGGCGACCGGTTCATCGAGGTCACGGATCGCCGCGGCTCCGCTGCGATAGGCGCGAATCCGAAAAGGATTTTCACCACGAAACTCAAGAAGTTCGGCTAATTCGTCGAAGACATCTGCAATCGCCGCGTTTTCCACTGCTCATTCTCCTGGCTGGTTTGTGATTTAAAGTAGCAATCACTTTGAGATCATTACACCACCCGTTGCGAGGAAAGGAAATTCAGCACAGAATAGCGAAGCCGAATTCGGAGGATAAGCGAATTGGTGAGCGGCCTCACTGGAACTGAGGTACCCCGTAAGGGGCTGCGGGTTCGAGTCCCGTGTCCTCCGCTATTGTTGCTAATCTAATGATTGCTAATAAAAAGCCCCGTGAACTTAAGTGTTTCACGGGGCTTTTTTTGTGGCTGGGCCGCACAAAACGAGGTTCCGGGAGTGAGGTTCTGGGGAGTGTTGCTAAGGACGTGAGTCGACGTCGATAAGCTTGAGTCCCTAGCGTCCCCTTGGCAGCAGCACGTTAGGGGGTTCTAGCTCGGCGGACTGCGTCGGGAAGGGGGATCAGTGAGTTCGGTTTAGCTAGCGGTCGATGTGTGGCTGGCCACGTTATAATGGCCGAAAGCCGAAAGATTGGGTAGTCGATTCTCGCCCTTATCTGACGGTTAGACATGTCAAGAGCCCAGTCGTTTGTGTTGATTCTCGTTTGCCTCGCTGCGACGAGTTCGCATCGCCAAGTCCGTGCGGAATGGTATGCGGATGTCGATTCCGGAGCCATGTTCATCAACGCTCCCGACTTCCAGTATTTCGCCAAGCGAGGTGAAACAGCTCCCTTCGAGCGGATCGAAGATATCACGACCGATGATGGTGAAGACTTCGGAGCGTTCGTCGGCGGCAAGGCGGGCTGGATCTTCGACGGCTCGCTATTAGGCACCGGGAATATGCGGCTTGAATTCTCGGGCTCCTATGCCGGCTTCGACGATAACACCGCAGTCACCTTTTTCGACCCTGGTCCCGGGGTGCGCTACGGCTTTGTAGCACTCGATAATACGACGGGGTTTGGAACGGCCGATCCGCCATCGCAGGTCCGCATTCTTCATACCGT
This window encodes:
- the polX gene encoding DNA polymerase/3'-5' exonuclease PolX, translated to MENAAIADVFDELAELLEFRGENPFRIRAYRSGAAAIRDLDEPVAAIVEDPTRKLADLSGIGKTIAEKTATLIQTGGLPQLEELRQAVPPIVIQMARIPGLGAKKAIKLRAALEIESLDDLKRACQEERVRKVKGFGPKSEETILDGMAIAQQAAERIYWSTGDELATIIGNHMQSCAGIEKWSWAGSYRRGRETIGDLDLLVVAQDRNAAMDHFEAFPQRSQTIARGDTKISIRVAKAFQVDMRLVEANEFGAALQYFTGSQAHNVHVRRIAKEHGLKVNEYGVFKSADDTRVAGETEENVYKSIGMPWITPELREDRNEFTWAEQGELPELIETSDIVGDLHMHTNATDGTATLHEMADAAIARGLKYIAITDHSQRVSMAFGLDPKRLREQWNAIDAIRDEYEGRLVILKGIECDILEKGGMDLPDDCLAEADWVLASVHYGQKQPRDQITERILGAIENPHVDCIAHPTGRLINRRPPYDVDIDAVMTAAKANGTLMELNANPARLDLNDVHLATAKRHGIPIVISTDAHSTDGLDVMRYGIKQARRGGLTKADVANTRPWDEMKTLMR